A window from Ignavibacteriota bacterium encodes these proteins:
- a CDS encoding 50S ribosomal protein L1 has translation MKVSKRVKNIKETVKTAKEYSLEDAIKTLKEVSKVKFTESLDCAIRLGVDPKHADQMVRGTVSLPHGTGKQVRVLVITKEPKAKEALEAGAEYAGFEEYLEKIKEGWTDIDVIIASPDSMAELGKLGRILGPRGLMPNPKTGTVTPDVAKAVKEVKAGKIDFRVDKTGIVHASLGKLSFTENQLVDNVKEFLKTIIKLKPSAAKGTYVKSLFLSSTMGPGLQIAKDDVLANFK, from the coding sequence ATGAAAGTATCTAAAAGAGTTAAAAATATAAAAGAAACCGTTAAAACAGCTAAAGAATATTCGTTAGAAGATGCAATTAAAACTCTTAAAGAAGTAAGTAAAGTAAAATTTACTGAATCTTTAGATTGCGCAATAAGATTAGGAGTTGATCCTAAACATGCAGATCAAATGGTACGCGGAACAGTTTCCCTTCCACATGGAACTGGTAAACAAGTTCGAGTACTAGTTATTACTAAAGAACCAAAAGCAAAAGAAGCTTTGGAAGCTGGTGCTGAATACGCTGGTTTTGAAGAATATTTAGAAAAAATTAAAGAAGGCTGGACAGATATTGATGTTATTATTGCATCACCGGATTCTATGGCTGAATTAGGAAAATTAGGAAGAATTTTAGGACCTCGCGGTTTAATGCCAAATCCCAAAACAGGAACTGTAACTCCGGATGTAGCTAAAGCAGTAAAAGAAGTCAAAGCTGGTAAAATAGATTTTAGAGTCGATAAAACCGGTATTGTTCATGCTTCATTGGGTAAATTATCATTTACAGAAAATCAATTAGTTGATAATGTAAAAGAATTTCTAAAAACAATTATTAAACTAAAACCATCAGCAGCAAAAGGAACTTATGTTAAAAGCTTATTTTTAAGCAGTACAATGGGACCAGGTTTGCAAATTGCTAAAGATGATGTTTTAGCAAATTTTAAATAA
- the rplK gene encoding 50S ribosomal protein L11, translating into MAKKIDSYIKLQIPAGAANPSPPVGPALGQKGVNIMEFCKQFNARTADKAGLIIPVVITVFADKSFTFVTKTPPAAVLLKKAAKVERGSAEPNKTKVAAVTEAQIQEIAETKMADLNANDVEHAKSMIAGTARSMGITVK; encoded by the coding sequence ATGGCTAAAAAAATTGATAGTTATATTAAGTTACAAATTCCTGCCGGTGCTGCAAATCCTTCTCCACCTGTAGGTCCAGCATTAGGTCAAAAAGGTGTTAATATCATGGAATTTTGTAAGCAGTTTAATGCAAGAACTGCCGATAAAGCTGGGTTGATTATTCCTGTTGTAATAACAGTATTTGCCGATAAGAGTTTTACATTTGTAACAAAAACCCCACCCGCTGCAGTGTTGTTGAAAAAAGCAGCTAAAGTAGAGAGAGGATCGGCAGAGCCAAATAAAACAAAAGTTGCAGCAGTTACTGAAGCTCAAATTCAAGAAATTGCAGAAACCAAAATGGCTGATCTTAATGCAAATGATGTTGAGCATGCGAAAAGTATGATTGCTGGTACAGCAAGAAGCATGGGAATAACCGTTAAATAA
- a CDS encoding 50S ribosomal protein L10, with translation MNKNEKLESMSEIRKLVEKSSGMYLVDYSGVNVEDISFLRREFRKENVTYKVFKNTFLKRVLKEIGGYEKFEPLLVGMIGVAFTSDNFVAPAKIIKKFSKDKNKFTFRGSYLESQFYGADELDSLASMPTKEEMMASIIGSIAAPASGIVGAINAVLRDLVSVVDEISKQKAA, from the coding sequence ATGAATAAGAATGAAAAACTAGAAAGCATGTCAGAAATACGTAAACTTGTGGAAAAATCTTCAGGAATGTACCTTGTTGATTATTCCGGAGTTAATGTTGAAGATATCAGTTTTCTAAGAAGAGAATTTAGGAAAGAAAATGTTACCTATAAAGTATTTAAAAACACTTTTCTTAAAAGAGTTCTTAAAGAAATTGGCGGATATGAAAAATTTGAACCGCTTTTAGTAGGTATGATTGGTGTGGCTTTCACTAGTGATAATTTTGTTGCTCCAGCTAAAATTATTAAAAAATTTAGTAAGGATAAAAACAAATTTACATTTAGAGGAAGTTATCTTGAATCGCAATTTTATGGTGCTGATGAGTTAGATAGTTTAGCATCAATGCCAACAAAAGAAGAAATGATGGCTTCAATTATTGGTAGTATTGCTGCTCCTGCTTCTGGTATTGTTGGAGCAATTAACGCAGTTTTAAGAGATTTAGTAAGCGTTGTTGATGAAATCAGCAAACAGAAAGCTGCATAA
- the rplL gene encoding 50S ribosomal protein L7/L12 — protein sequence MSEKITEIVEKIKALTLVEASELKKALETEFGVTAAAPMMMAGAAPAGEAAPVVEEKTEFNVVLTSFGDKKINVIKVVRAHTGLGLKEAKDLVDGVPSVVKEGVSKDEAEKIKKELEESGASVELK from the coding sequence ATGTCAGAGAAAATAACTGAAATTGTTGAAAAAATTAAAGCATTAACATTGGTTGAAGCTTCTGAATTAAAAAAAGCATTAGAAACTGAATTTGGTGTAACCGCTGCTGCTCCGATGATGATGGCAGGTGCTGCTCCGGCTGGTGAAGCTGCTCCAGTTGTTGAAGAAAAAACTGAATTTAATGTTGTTCTTACTTCATTTGGGGATAAGAAAATTAATGTTATTAAAGTTGTTAGAGCTCATACTGGATTAGGTCTAAAAGAAGCTAAAGATTTAGTTGATGGTGTCCCTAGTGTAGTAAAAGAAGGTGTTTCAAAAGATGAAGCTGAAAAAATTAAGAAAGAACTTGAAGAATCTGGTGCATCAGTTGAACTTAAATAG
- the secE gene encoding preprotein translocase subunit SecE, with the protein MKEKIIEFFNGVVKEMKKVTWPTQEELKESTTIVIVVCLIIAVFTYAVDMGVTQLFQGIF; encoded by the coding sequence ATGAAAGAAAAAATAATAGAGTTTTTTAACGGTGTTGTAAAAGAAATGAAAAAAGTTACTTGGCCAACTCAAGAAGAGTTAAAAGAGTCAACTACTATTGTAATTGTTGTTTGTTTAATAATTGCTGTTTTTACATATGCTGTTGATATGGGTGTAACTCAGTTATTTCAAGGAATATTTTAG
- the nusG gene encoding transcription termination/antitermination factor NusG: MENSNLKWYVVRTFSGHENKVKSIIDLELADNTELRARIEEVLVPVEKVFEVKDGKKRTKTKNFFPGYILVKAELDNRVLDFISNTPSVMGFLGGQKKPNPLQPDEVKRIVGRITKDEETERTDTIFRSGDYVKIIDGPFNNFSGVIEEVNEDRLKIKVLVSIFGRKTPVEIDFVQAELEK; this comes from the coding sequence TTGGAAAACTCAAATCTTAAATGGTATGTTGTTAGAACTTTTTCCGGACACGAAAACAAAGTAAAATCAATTATTGATCTTGAATTAGCTGATAATACTGAACTTAGAGCAAGAATTGAAGAAGTGTTGGTCCCGGTTGAAAAAGTTTTTGAAGTAAAAGATGGAAAAAAACGAACAAAAACAAAGAATTTTTTCCCTGGTTACATTTTAGTAAAAGCTGAACTTGATAATAGAGTTTTAGATTTTATTTCTAATACTCCTTCTGTAATGGGCTTTCTTGGTGGTCAAAAAAAACCAAATCCGCTTCAGCCTGATGAAGTTAAGAGAATTGTTGGAAGAATTACAAAAGATGAAGAAACTGAAAGAACTGATACAATTTTCAGATCTGGTGATTATGTGAAAATAATAGATGGTCCATTTAATAATTTTTCCGGTGTAATTGAAGAAGTAAATGAAGATAGATTAAAAATAAAAGTACTTGTATCAATTTTTGGCAGAAAAACACCTGTAGAAATTGATTTTGTTCAAGCAGAATTAGAAAAATAA
- a CDS encoding T9SS type A sorting domain-containing protein, which translates to MIKILRFIIFLNIFILQILGDSQPSIVRIDFPEYVIAENSFEVSAVFKFYEKPSETFRLNFSKSDFTSIKSASILVNENKIPLKINYAKNDENFSISINPEKIQILENIPYQIIFICRNFGSNLTAEKFITYKNDSAKNNSNPTKTKYDNVINFYKTQEIAGNCLSLKEQSNFEIEYKNESEKIPLLFEFWFKTNSEVKNLFTIFDANSYDTVFALSRNELGFASTPFDKNDKIKNDVYIANSTWNYFSIQFKKENNGIKLSSYMNTKLMSTKLIPEKNLKTSLKFTFANSHYKSFEIDRIYLTKFGNKINLAFENKHFLNFDADSSTLICKFNFDEKFDQTNYNKFENIAVKPKDIELKKSSAPIFSRAPKLTVTMGSSYNSIIWYVQEFYAAKEFILEKSTNNSSFRNIFKTFADDDPLKIYYFTDDLLGENDIAFYRLKQINKDNTEVYSGEVKIGNKKIEEFKLNQNYPNPFNPNTKIFVDVIIPSEFEINVFDLVGNRVAHLHKGYLTEGLHSFEFNGVNLPSGIYFYEILSPHSHAVKKMILAK; encoded by the coding sequence ATGATAAAAATTTTACGTTTTATAATATTCTTAAATATTTTTATTTTACAAATTTTAGGAGATTCTCAACCTTCAATTGTGAGAATAGATTTTCCGGAATATGTAATTGCGGAAAATTCATTTGAAGTTTCTGCAGTTTTCAAATTTTATGAAAAGCCTTCAGAAACATTTAGATTAAATTTTAGCAAATCAGATTTTACCTCAATAAAATCAGCCTCAATTTTAGTCAATGAAAATAAAATTCCATTAAAAATTAATTATGCAAAAAATGATGAAAACTTTTCTATTTCAATTAACCCAGAAAAAATTCAAATTTTAGAAAATATTCCTTATCAAATTATTTTTATCTGTAGAAATTTTGGAAGTAATTTAACAGCTGAAAAATTTATTACTTATAAAAATGATTCCGCAAAGAATAATTCAAATCCAACAAAAACAAAATATGATAATGTTATAAATTTTTATAAAACACAAGAAATTGCCGGAAATTGTTTAAGTTTAAAAGAACAGTCAAATTTTGAAATTGAATATAAAAATGAAAGTGAAAAAATTCCGCTTTTATTTGAGTTTTGGTTTAAAACGAATTCTGAAGTAAAAAATTTATTTACAATTTTTGATGCCAATTCTTATGATACTGTATTTGCATTATCAAGAAATGAATTGGGATTTGCTTCAACTCCGTTTGATAAAAATGATAAAATAAAAAATGATGTTTACATTGCAAATTCAACATGGAATTATTTTTCAATCCAGTTCAAAAAAGAAAATAACGGGATAAAATTAAGTTCTTACATGAATACAAAATTGATGAGCACAAAATTAATTCCCGAAAAAAATCTTAAAACTTCTTTAAAATTTACTTTTGCAAATTCCCATTACAAAAGTTTTGAAATAGATAGAATTTATTTAACAAAATTTGGAAATAAAATAAATTTGGCATTTGAGAATAAACACTTTTTAAATTTTGATGCGGATAGCTCAACTTTAATATGCAAATTTAATTTTGATGAAAAATTTGATCAAACAAATTACAATAAATTTGAAAACATTGCTGTAAAACCAAAAGATATTGAATTGAAAAAATCTTCCGCACCAATTTTTTCGAGAGCGCCCAAACTGACTGTAACTATGGGCTCATCTTATAATTCAATAATTTGGTATGTTCAAGAATTTTATGCGGCAAAAGAATTTATTTTAGAAAAATCTACGAATAATAGTTCATTTAGAAATATTTTTAAAACTTTTGCAGATGATGATCCGTTAAAAATTTATTATTTCACTGATGATCTTTTAGGTGAAAATGATATTGCATTTTATCGTTTGAAGCAAATAAATAAAGACAATACGGAAGTTTATTCCGGCGAAGTTAAAATTGGAAATAAAAAAATTGAAGAATTTAAACTCAATCAAAATTATCCCAATCCATTTAATCCAAATACAAAAATATTTGTGGATGTTATTATTCCATCTGAATTTGAAATTAATGTTTTTGATTTAGTTGGCAATAGAGTTGCACATTTACATAAAGGATATTTAACAGAAGGTTTACATTCTTTTGAATTTAACGGTGTAAATTTACCTTCGGGGATTTACTTTTATGAAATCCTTTCCCCACATTCGCATGCAGTAAAGAAAATGATATTAGCAAAATAA
- a CDS encoding insulinase family protein encodes MSKYNITKLENGIRIASEKLDYVNSFSLGFWFNVGSRDENKKINGISHLIEHMFFKGTKNRSARKISLDIESLGGYLNAFTSKEHTCFYGRGISNHIEKTFEVLSDMIQNSLFAPKDLAKESKVVIDELFDIEDSPEELIFDKFESNLFKGNPLEYAIIGTEKNIANFTQQNLLDYVSKHYSINNLYIIASGNVDHNKLIHLTEKYLTNLKLVKSKNRNFFTPQKKVENLFVQKDINQTHLIVGGLTHGYNHKDRAISNLITNILGEGSSSRLFQSLRERNGIAYQINSFMNSFYDISSFGIYFSTNESSFKKAKKIVDFEFEKFREKSVSEKELQSAKEYIKGHVQMSLESTSNRMMRMGNSLLYFDKIKTVEESMKEIDAVNKNDILNYAQILLNPENLSSVLISSKNLIS; translated from the coding sequence TTGAGTAAATATAATATTACGAAATTGGAAAATGGAATAAGAATCGCAAGCGAAAAATTGGATTACGTAAATTCATTTTCATTAGGATTTTGGTTTAATGTTGGCTCACGTGATGAAAATAAAAAAATAAATGGAATTTCTCACCTAATTGAACATATGTTTTTTAAAGGAACAAAAAATAGAAGTGCAAGAAAAATTTCTCTCGATATTGAATCTCTTGGCGGTTATTTAAATGCATTTACATCTAAAGAACATACATGTTTTTACGGAAGAGGAATAAGTAATCATATAGAAAAAACTTTTGAAGTATTATCTGATATGATTCAAAATTCTTTGTTCGCACCAAAGGATTTAGCTAAAGAATCAAAAGTTGTAATTGATGAATTGTTTGATATTGAAGATTCGCCGGAAGAATTAATTTTTGATAAATTCGAATCAAACTTATTCAAAGGAAATCCTCTTGAATATGCAATTATCGGAACTGAAAAAAATATTGCAAATTTTACGCAGCAAAATTTATTGGATTATGTGAGTAAACATTATTCAATTAATAATTTGTATATAATTGCTTCGGGAAATGTTGATCACAATAAGTTAATTCATCTTACCGAAAAATATCTTACAAATTTGAAATTAGTAAAATCTAAAAATAGAAATTTTTTTACACCACAGAAAAAAGTTGAAAATTTATTTGTACAAAAAGATATTAATCAAACTCATTTAATTGTCGGCGGATTAACTCATGGTTATAATCACAAAGATAGAGCAATAAGCAATTTAATTACAAATATTCTTGGTGAAGGAAGCAGCTCGCGATTGTTTCAAAGTTTGCGTGAACGAAACGGAATTGCATATCAAATAAATTCCTTCATGAATTCCTTTTATGATATTTCTTCTTTTGGAATCTATTTTTCCACAAATGAAAGTTCATTTAAAAAAGCAAAAAAGATTGTTGATTTTGAATTTGAGAAATTTCGCGAAAAAAGTGTTAGTGAGAAAGAATTGCAAAGTGCAAAAGAATATATTAAAGGTCACGTTCAAATGAGTTTGGAAAGTACTTCAAACAGAATGATGCGTATGGGAAATTCACTTTTGTATTTTGATAAAATAAAAACAGTTGAAGAATCAATGAAGGAAATTGACGCTGTTAATAAAAATGATATTTTAAATTATGCACAAATTTTACTTAATCCGGAAAATTTATCATCAGTTTTAATTTCTTCCAAAAACCTTATTTCATAG
- a CDS encoding aminotransferase class I/II-fold pyridoxal phosphate-dependent enzyme yields the protein MSNQINAAIRTNNITYAVRDILLVANEVAKTGKEMLYLNIGDPNIYDFEPPRHMIEDTYKAMLANYNGYSPSSGIKPALDAIARNAEKKGIKNIQDLFITTGASEAIDICLTSLVNQGENILTPTPGYPLYTAIQSKLQMFENPYFLDEKNNWQPDVEDIRRKINDKTRAIVLINPNNPTGSNYSLDALRQIIDLALEHNLIIFADEIYDKLLMDGVTHTSIASLNSEVPVITFGGLSKNYMVPGFRIGWGIISGNKNRLSNYIEAINKILRSRLSANHPEQYSIVGALEGSQDHLQIAMQKLTSRRNLTVEMLNSIPGISCVKPEGAFYAFPKLEIKNSDNHFVAELIKETGVVVVPGTGFGQIPGTNHFRLVFLPNEEILQKAYNKIGDFFQKYVEKFEK from the coding sequence ATGAGCAATCAGATTAATGCGGCAATTAGAACAAATAATATAACTTATGCCGTAAGAGATATTTTGTTAGTTGCAAATGAAGTTGCAAAAACCGGAAAAGAAATGTTGTACTTAAATATTGGCGATCCTAATATTTATGATTTTGAACCTCCGCGACATATGATTGAAGATACTTATAAGGCAATGCTTGCAAATTATAATGGATATTCTCCTTCCTCCGGAATTAAACCTGCGCTTGATGCAATTGCTAGAAATGCAGAAAAAAAGGGAATTAAAAATATTCAAGATTTGTTTATTACAACCGGTGCAAGTGAAGCAATTGATATTTGTTTAACATCTTTGGTAAATCAAGGTGAAAATATTTTAACTCCAACTCCCGGATATCCTTTGTACACTGCCATTCAAAGCAAATTGCAGATGTTTGAAAATCCATATTTTCTTGATGAAAAAAATAATTGGCAGCCGGATGTTGAAGATATCAGACGAAAAATTAATGATAAAACCCGCGCAATAGTTTTGATAAATCCCAATAATCCAACCGGATCTAATTATAGTTTGGATGCATTAAGACAAATTATTGATTTAGCACTTGAACATAATCTTATAATTTTTGCAGATGAAATTTATGATAAACTTTTAATGGATGGGGTAACGCATACTTCGATTGCATCCTTAAATTCGGAAGTTCCGGTAATTACTTTCGGCGGATTATCAAAAAATTATATGGTCCCGGGATTTAGAATCGGCTGGGGAATAATTAGCGGAAATAAAAATCGTTTATCAAATTATATTGAAGCAATAAATAAAATTTTGCGCTCGCGACTTTCTGCAAATCATCCCGAACAATATTCAATTGTAGGAGCTTTGGAAGGTTCACAAGATCATCTTCAAATTGCAATGCAAAAATTAACATCACGAAGAAATTTAACTGTTGAAATGTTGAATTCAATTCCCGGAATTTCTTGTGTAAAACCGGAAGGAGCATTTTATGCTTTTCCAAAATTAGAAATTAAAAATTCGGATAATCATTTTGTTGCGGAATTAATTAAAGAAACCGGTGTTGTAGTTGTACCCGGAACCGGTTTTGGACAAATACCCGGAACAAATCATTTCAGATTGGTATTTTTACCGAATGAAGAAATCTTGCAAAAAGCATATAATAAAATTGGTGATTTCTTTCAGAAATATGTTGAAAAATTTGAGAAATAA
- the rpmG gene encoding 50S ribosomal protein L33: MAKAKNARQNIILESTAKTGYRYTTTKNKRNHPARVEFKKYDPIVRKHVIFKETK; the protein is encoded by the coding sequence ATGGCAAAAGCTAAAAATGCTAGACAAAATATTATTTTAGAAAGTACAGCAAAAACTGGGTATCGTTATACTACAACAAAAAATAAAAGAAATCACCCAGCACGTGTTGAATTCAAAAAATATGATCCAATTGTAAGAAAACACGTAATTTTTAAGGAAACTAAATAA
- a CDS encoding YifB family Mg chelatase-like AAA ATPase, with protein MLSKVFSSATYGIDAFIIEVETHCEKQIPSFTIVGLPDNAVKESRERVSAAIKNSGFEFPLKKITINLAPADIKKEGSSFDLPIAVGLLASNGQIQDEEKLNSTLILGELALDGNLRRIKGGLSIAVEAKKRGFKNLIVPLDSVKESSIVENLNVFGFENLKQVISFLNSEENFEPNKSNLDEIFSEINYYHLDFSDVKGQENVKRALEIAAAGGHNILMIGPPGSGKTMLAQRFPSILPPLTFDEALETTKIHSIAGILPKEKALVTERPFRNPHHSVSDAALIGGGSFPKPGEVSFAHHGVLFLDELPEFKKNVLEVLRQPLEDSKVTISRSKLSLEFPANVTLVAAMNPCPCGFFTDPNKECTCNTGMIQKYMSKISGPLLDRIDIHIEVPAVKYKDLSSSENGEKSSVIRERVKNARKKQQIRFENNKMIFNNADMGSKEVRKYCNLDEVGANLLKIAMTKLGLSARAYDRILKVSRTIADLENSENILPQHISEAIQYRSLDRELWNH; from the coding sequence ATGCTTTCTAAAGTTTTTTCAAGCGCAACTTACGGGATAGATGCTTTTATTATTGAAGTTGAAACTCATTGCGAAAAACAAATTCCATCGTTTACAATTGTCGGTTTGCCGGATAATGCAGTAAAGGAAAGCCGAGAAAGAGTTTCTGCAGCAATTAAAAACAGCGGCTTTGAATTCCCACTGAAAAAAATTACAATAAATCTTGCTCCAGCTGATATAAAAAAAGAGGGAAGTTCGTTTGATCTTCCAATTGCTGTTGGATTATTAGCTTCAAACGGACAAATTCAAGATGAAGAAAAATTAAACTCAACTTTAATTTTAGGCGAATTAGCTTTAGATGGAAATTTAAGAAGAATTAAAGGAGGACTTTCAATTGCTGTTGAAGCAAAAAAAAGGGGATTTAAAAATTTAATTGTTCCTTTAGATTCGGTAAAAGAATCTTCAATAGTAGAAAATTTAAATGTATTCGGATTTGAAAATCTTAAACAAGTAATTTCATTCTTAAACTCCGAAGAAAATTTCGAACCCAATAAATCAAATTTAGATGAAATATTTTCTGAAATAAATTATTATCATTTGGATTTTTCTGATGTGAAGGGACAAGAAAATGTAAAACGAGCTTTAGAAATTGCAGCAGCCGGAGGACACAACATTTTAATGATTGGGCCTCCTGGATCTGGAAAAACAATGCTTGCTCAAAGATTTCCATCAATTCTGCCGCCACTAACTTTTGACGAAGCACTTGAAACTACAAAAATTCATTCTATTGCCGGAATTTTACCAAAAGAAAAAGCATTGGTTACGGAAAGACCTTTTAGAAATCCGCATCATTCAGTTTCTGATGCAGCTTTAATTGGCGGAGGATCATTTCCCAAACCTGGAGAAGTTTCTTTTGCACATCATGGAGTTTTGTTCTTGGATGAACTACCGGAATTTAAAAAAAATGTTTTAGAAGTTTTACGTCAACCTTTGGAAGATTCAAAAGTTACCATTAGTCGATCTAAATTGTCACTTGAATTTCCGGCAAATGTTACTTTAGTTGCTGCTATGAATCCGTGTCCTTGTGGATTTTTTACTGATCCAAACAAAGAATGTACATGCAATACCGGAATGATACAAAAATATATGTCAAAAATATCTGGACCACTTTTAGATAGAATTGATATTCATATAGAAGTTCCAGCAGTGAAATATAAAGATCTATCATCTTCGGAAAATGGTGAAAAATCTTCGGTAATAAGAGAGCGGGTTAAAAATGCTAGAAAAAAACAGCAAATTAGATTTGAAAATAATAAAATGATCTTCAATAATGCAGATATGGGATCAAAAGAAGTAAGAAAATATTGCAATTTAGATGAAGTTGGAGCAAATTTATTAAAAATTGCGATGACAAAATTAGGACTTTCAGCAAGAGCTTATGATAGAATTCTTAAAGTGAGCAGAACAATTGCAGATTTAGAGAATTCTGAAAATATTCTTCCGCAACATATAAGTGAAGCAATTCAGTATAGAAGTTTAGATAGAGAACTTTGGAATCACTAA